A window from Felis catus isolate Fca126 chromosome B1, F.catus_Fca126_mat1.0, whole genome shotgun sequence encodes these proteins:
- the S100P gene encoding protein S100-P produces the protein MTELETAMGMIIDVFARYAGAEGNKQSLTKGELKTLMEKELPGFLQNKRDRDAVDKLLKDLDANGDAEVDFNEFMVFVAALTAACHKYFEQAGLH, from the exons ATGACGGAACTGGAGACGGCCATGGGCATGATTATTGACGTCTTTGCCCGGTACGCAGGGGCCGAGGGCAACAAGCAGAGCCTGACCAAGGGGGAGCTGAAGACGCTCATGGAGAAGGAGCTCCCTGGCTTCCTGCAG AATAAAAGGGACAGGGACGCCGTGGACAAACTGCTCAAGGACCTGGATGCCAACGGAGACGCCGAGGTGGATTTCAACGAGTTCATGGTGTTCGTGGCCGCCCTCACAGCCGCCTGCCACAAGTACTTTGAGCAGGCGGGGCTCCACTGA